Part of the Rhipicephalus sanguineus isolate Rsan-2018 chromosome 5, BIME_Rsan_1.4, whole genome shotgun sequence genome is shown below.
GAGGCAGGCTCTGGACACTCCCACAAAACACGTAGTATGATACGCAGCACACAACATTTCGACAGACAGGTGGTTTACCGCGAATCATTAGATAGGAGCATTGAAAAATCGTTAAACAGGTAATGTAGCTCtagccaacgtttcgagaagAGAACTCGTCTTCTTCAGGGCGGTTAGTTGCTGCCCTGACAAAGTAAAATATTATCGTCGAGACGTTGTCTCCCATGACGTTAATTATTCAGCGATTCCCCACCACGTTAAGCCTCCATTTTTCTCTGAAGCTCTGTCTTGATAAATAGAAGTGCGCCAAACTTATGGCCCAAAAGGTCTAATCCttgatgatttctttttttttttttggtgcggtAACTCGTCGTTACTTCCGTTAAATATAATTGAATAGTGCCTATTCGACCAGCGAGTGGAGGACATGCTTTCCGAGTAATATCGAAAGAAGCACAGTGTGCCGAATATTAGAAGGACGGGTGAATTGCTTGCAATATAAAAGCAACCTTCACATGCAAACAAGCAAGCCCTACAAGATGCACGTGTCTAATCTTGGCATCTTCCCATAATCTAGTGAGAAGAAAAATGAACAGAAAGATAAGAGCTTGCTTACGATTAAGTCTCATCACTTCATATGTGCAGGCCACATTTGAACGCAATGTAATGATAGGGTCAATTTCAATAATTGGTTGCTTCACCGTGGTTATGAAAATTGATAGCATCTGTGTATGTCTTACACTGTATTGAAAGGTGCATGCACTTTCGAAGTTTTCAATCTCGGTGTCGCATTATTATAGAAGACGTCTGATAAGCAAAGCAATATCTCCTGCCGGTGAAATTTTCTTAGTCGTCAGTCGTAGCAGAGGAATCTCAAGAGAAATTCGGATTTATTGTGAACATGGCAAGGCTAATGAGTAGACACGTCGAAAGTTATCCATAGTAGCCGCCATAGCCATAACCGATGATTTTCTTGaatccaccgccgccgtagcCAAGGCCACCGTAGCCGAGGCCACCATAGCCAAGCCCGCCGTAGCCCAATCCATAACCTCCGTATCCGAGACCGTAGCCTCCATACCCGAGGCCATAACCGTAGCCAAGGCCACCGTAGCCGAGGCCACCATAGCCGAGGCCACCATAGCCGAGTCCACCGTATCCCAGACCAAGATATCCGGCTGAGACGGTGGCAATGGTAAGACAGATAGCAGCAAGGAAGGCCTGGAAAAGTGCGCAATTGCGACCGTTTTAGAGAAATTGTTTGATAAAGCGACGTACTTCTTTTATGAACAACGGTAGCACCTTTTGTTAGTTGAAGGTTAATCCAATTCACTGAGGCAAGCTAGTTATAACAGTATGAGCTTTGAAAAAAGTACAATTTTTAGTAAGTACGCGCACTATCTAAATAAACATAAAACAATTAGAAACAACAGGTGCCACAAAGTGGAATACATTTGCGGTCATTTTCCAGCAATACATTCCGTACCTATGGGCGTCAAGTGACCAAACAAGCGTTCACAATGTTAGTTCTATATTCACTAAGGTACCTTGGACCCCGTAAGAGATGATTTACGGAAAGGAGTACCACATAAAACACCACACAGAGGAAACTTTTCAAGTACTAGCAGTCTATATGTGCGAACAGTTTGAAGTAAACAAGCAGAAATCTTCTTCAAGAGCTCTTGGAGCCCATATGTCATGCCAGAAACAAAATAGCATAGTAAATGAGCTATTTTTGATGGTAGCGCATGCTAGGAACATGATTATGGGACAGCTAACTTGAGTAAGTAGACTTTATTCGCTGTTACATATTGAGTCACCAGACAACAAAAAAAATCTCTGCAATTGTTTCCCTCACTATACAAAAGAGTTCCTTTAATAAGGCACTTGCAGAAGCGTTTTATGAGTTTCACAGAAAGGAGCGACCATCCCGTGACCATCCAGCGCTGGCTTTGTAATCACTTATTGTAACTATCCGTAACATTAGCGCGAAATGTTTACGCTTTATTGCGAAATACATTTTGCAAGCTGTGAAAGTTAAATAAACGTTTAGGACAGATGTCTACGGCTCGCAAGGTATAACTAGAGTAGGCCTTTCGTAAAATAAAGCGTCTTCAATACAACCATTGATTTGTAGTAGAAGACAAAAAGATTAAGTAACCGACCCAATGAACCTATCGCGTCGCCTGTATGCTGTACAGCGGCTACACAAAATTCGCTGGCCCTTAAGTGGGCAAAAAGACTTCGTTCATATTCCAAGTTGCGTGCTCATAAGTTATGAAGATCTTAGTGACAAAGGGCTTTCAAATTTTAGGTTAATTATTTCAGCGAAACTTATCTGCAGGATACAACGATTGGGCACATCTCTTGCATATACAGGAGCAGATTGCAGCTGTAGCGGCCTCCTATAGCGAGGAAGCGGCTTTCTTTTCTATAAATCCGTCTATTTATAGAAATTCCGACACCACTGTGACGTTTAAGTAATTATATACATCAGCGGCGGCGTTAAAGGCACTCCAAGTTTTAGAAAAATGTaatgctttgaaaaatgttgAACAAGCTGCAAGAACCCAACATTACAATGTTTCATCAAGAGTTGTTACACAAAGGCCTAATACCACCAGCATAATGCAAGCAACCTTAAAACTTACCAGAGACTTCATTTCGTTAGGCTTGAGGAATCGTATGCCAGCTGCGGGAGGTTGTTTGTTTCCCG
Proteins encoded:
- the LOC119394981 gene encoding cuticle protein 6.4-like isoform X2; translated protein: MKSLAFLAAICLTIATVSAGYLGLGYGGLGYGGLGYGGLGYGGLGYGYGLGYGGYGLGYGGYGLGYGGLGYGGLGYGGLGYGGGGFKKIIGYGYGGYYG
- the LOC119394981 gene encoding cuticle protein 6.4-like isoform X1, with product MKSLAFLAAICLTIATVSAGYLGLGYGGLGYGGLGYGGLGYGGLGYGYGLGYGGYGLGYGGYGLGYGGLGYGGLGYGGLGYGGGGFKKIIGYGYGGYYG